The Amycolatopsis sp. DG1A-15b genome window below encodes:
- a CDS encoding tetratricopeptide repeat protein produces MSESRGGNRVDGVVAGAVVQTRAVNGDIYLHQAAPPCEMVPRQIPPRADHFVGRSGELGALDGLLDTGDGGVHSCVVNGMPGVGKSALTFHWALLRSEHFPDGQLYVDLRGADPSASPMLPGEALRGFVDALGLSPDSWPRDLPRQSALFRSLTAGRRLLVVLDNASDSRQVEPLLPGGSACRVVVTSRSLLTNLVARFGARRVALEPLSWDEASDMLTRMVGAERTAAEPAAVARFIDYADRLPLAVAILGGRLAEERLSLSALSEQLCAHPSCLDGLETGEPGLGVRAVFSWSYRALTPTAAAVFRMTSLHPGADFTSRSAAALSGVDLAATCLALTELVRAHLVEKLSPDRYRMHDLLRRYARELTAGAAKASEAALVGLADYYLHAACAANEHLGSPWDSLPLAPPRAPELAERFTSSGEALAWLDAERAGILATTSMQNGIPDSYVWRLATTLVTYLDRLGHRLDLLQSQRSALLAALSTGDGWAIAMTQRLLGRAHIRLGQFEEAVEQLRPALAYFENSGDRAGQAHTCYALSYIAVVRGHRDEGLELARRSLDLAEGCGRRVWLAKATGNLGWWHLEFGEPDQALALIRRALDQFRTLRTEPDGEAHTLECLGRVYAELELPDLALNSYAEALQNRRRHGSFFWQVRTHRLIADIQRVIGDRTAEREALEEALRILVRLSDPEADAIRDRLAELEAA; encoded by the coding sequence GTGAGCGAGTCCCGGGGCGGCAACCGAGTCGATGGCGTGGTTGCCGGTGCGGTCGTGCAGACTCGGGCGGTCAACGGGGACATATATCTGCACCAAGCCGCGCCGCCCTGTGAAATGGTTCCCCGGCAGATTCCGCCGCGTGCTGATCACTTCGTCGGGCGCAGCGGCGAGCTCGGCGCCTTGGACGGACTGCTGGACACCGGCGACGGCGGAGTTCATTCCTGCGTCGTCAACGGCATGCCCGGGGTCGGTAAATCCGCATTGACCTTTCACTGGGCACTTCTGCGGTCCGAGCACTTCCCCGACGGGCAGCTTTACGTCGATCTCCGCGGAGCCGACCCGTCGGCGTCGCCGATGTTGCCCGGCGAGGCACTTCGCGGTTTCGTCGACGCTCTCGGCCTCAGCCCCGATTCCTGGCCGCGCGACCTGCCGAGACAGAGTGCCCTGTTCCGCAGCCTCACCGCGGGTCGGCGGTTGCTCGTCGTCCTGGACAACGCCAGTGACAGCCGGCAGGTCGAGCCACTGCTGCCAGGCGGCTCGGCGTGCCGGGTCGTGGTGACCAGCCGCAGCCTCCTCACGAACCTCGTGGCCCGGTTCGGCGCGCGGCGGGTGGCGCTCGAACCTCTGTCGTGGGACGAGGCAAGTGACATGCTCACCCGCATGGTCGGCGCCGAGCGCACGGCCGCCGAGCCCGCGGCGGTCGCGCGGTTCATCGACTACGCCGACCGGTTGCCGCTGGCCGTCGCAATCCTCGGAGGGAGACTCGCCGAGGAGAGGTTGTCGCTGAGTGCGTTGTCCGAGCAGCTGTGCGCGCATCCTTCGTGCTTGGACGGGCTGGAAACCGGTGAGCCAGGACTGGGAGTGAGGGCGGTGTTCTCCTGGTCGTACCGGGCGTTGACGCCCACGGCGGCGGCGGTCTTCCGGATGACGAGCCTGCACCCGGGGGCGGACTTCACCTCACGTTCGGCCGCCGCGTTGTCCGGCGTCGACCTCGCGGCGACCTGCCTCGCGTTGACCGAGCTGGTGCGCGCGCACCTCGTCGAGAAACTCTCCCCCGACCGGTACCGCATGCACGACCTCCTTCGGCGATACGCCCGAGAGCTGACTGCGGGGGCCGCGAAGGCCAGCGAAGCCGCTCTCGTGGGCTTGGCCGATTACTACCTGCACGCGGCCTGCGCGGCGAACGAACACCTGGGCTCGCCGTGGGACTCGTTACCGCTCGCGCCGCCACGCGCCCCCGAGCTCGCCGAGCGGTTCACGAGTTCCGGGGAGGCGCTGGCGTGGCTGGACGCCGAACGTGCCGGCATCCTCGCCACGACATCGATGCAGAACGGGATTCCGGACTCCTACGTGTGGCGGCTGGCCACGACCCTCGTCACCTATCTCGACCGGCTAGGACACCGGCTCGACCTGCTGCAGTCGCAGCGATCGGCATTGCTCGCCGCACTGAGTACGGGCGACGGCTGGGCCATCGCGATGACGCAGCGCCTGCTCGGCCGGGCACACATCCGCCTCGGGCAATTCGAGGAAGCCGTCGAACAGCTCCGCCCGGCGTTGGCGTACTTCGAGAACTCCGGCGATCGCGCCGGACAAGCCCACACCTGCTACGCCCTCAGTTACATCGCGGTAGTCCGGGGACACCGCGACGAGGGGCTCGAACTGGCACGGCGGAGCCTTGACCTTGCGGAAGGGTGCGGACGCCGGGTGTGGCTGGCGAAGGCAACGGGCAACCTCGGCTGGTGGCACCTGGAGTTCGGCGAGCCGGACCAGGCCCTCGCCCTCATCCGCCGGGCGCTGGACCAGTTCCGCACGCTTCGGACGGAACCCGACGGCGAAGCCCACACCCTCGAATGCCTGGGACGCGTGTACGCCGAACTGGAACTGCCCGACCTCGCCCTCAATTCCTATGCCGAAGCGTTGCAGAATCGGCGCCGCCACGGCAGCTTCTTCTGGCAGGTCCGGACTCATCGGCTGATAGCGGATATCCAACGCGTCATCGGCGACCGGACTGCCGAGCGGGAAGCCCTCGAGGAGGCACTGCGGATCCTGGTGCGGCTGAGCGATCCGGAAGCGGACGCCATCCGTGATCGGCTTGCCGAGCTGGAAGCAGCGTAG
- a CDS encoding NADP-dependent oxidoreductase, translating into MKAIVATDQAAEAAGITLADRPEPTPAINDVVVEVHASGFVPAEWEWPSTWVDRSGHDRAPAIIGHEFAGVVSSLGYGTTGLSLGQRVFGITDWHRDGTLAESAAVEARNLAPLPGNVDFTVGASLPISGLTAWQGLFQHGRLRAGQSVLAHGAAGAVGSVVTQLAREFGAYVIGTGRAADRQAALDFGANEFLDLDHDDLGDIGDIGGVDLVFDVIGGDIQRRSASIIRPGGTLVSVVGPVEARPVDGLAIDFVVESIPGQLVEIVDRVRDGRLRTHIGTVATLDDAVPALNPTERRKGKTVIRVRP; encoded by the coding sequence ATGAAGGCAATCGTCGCGACGGACCAGGCCGCGGAAGCAGCCGGGATCACCCTCGCGGACCGACCGGAGCCGACGCCGGCGATCAACGACGTCGTTGTTGAAGTCCATGCCTCAGGCTTCGTCCCGGCCGAGTGGGAATGGCCCTCGACGTGGGTCGACCGCTCCGGGCACGATCGAGCCCCTGCGATCATCGGCCACGAGTTCGCCGGCGTGGTCTCCTCGCTCGGCTACGGCACGACGGGTCTCTCGCTGGGCCAGCGGGTGTTCGGGATCACCGACTGGCACCGCGACGGCACCCTGGCCGAGTCCGCGGCCGTGGAGGCACGCAACCTGGCGCCGCTGCCGGGGAACGTGGACTTCACGGTGGGGGCGAGCCTGCCGATCTCCGGCCTGACCGCGTGGCAGGGCCTGTTCCAGCACGGTCGTCTCCGGGCGGGGCAGAGCGTCCTCGCCCACGGCGCCGCCGGCGCGGTCGGGTCGGTGGTGACGCAGCTGGCCCGGGAGTTCGGCGCCTACGTCATCGGCACCGGGCGGGCGGCGGACCGCCAGGCGGCGCTCGACTTCGGCGCGAACGAGTTCCTCGACCTCGACCACGACGACCTCGGCGACATCGGCGACATCGGCGGGGTCGACCTGGTCTTCGACGTCATCGGTGGTGACATCCAACGGCGCTCGGCGAGCATCATCCGCCCCGGCGGGACGCTGGTGTCGGTGGTCGGGCCCGTCGAGGCTCGCCCGGTCGACGGTCTCGCGATCGACTTCGTCGTCGAGTCCATTCCGGGTCAGCTGGTGGAGATCGTCGACCGGGTGCGGGACGGGCGCCTCCGCACGCACATCGGAACCGTCGCGACCCTCGACGACGCCGTCCCCGCGCTGAACCCGACCGAGCGACGCAAGGGCAAGACCGTCATCCGTGTGCGGCCCTGA
- a CDS encoding SDR family oxidoreductase, translated as MTEGTGRVALVTGASSGIGAATARLLAARGMRVVVDYLHSSQAAEEVVAGIQAAGGRAMAVQADVRDAAAVRTMVDRVAAAWGDIDVLVHNALTPYAIKPFRDMTWEELGGKLDDEMRAAFVVTKAVVPTMTGQGWGRLIYLGTGLSRQPRADMIALGTAKAALTQFARYLAQELGPAGITVNVVEPGPVAETRISHVLDEEQKRRQIAATPLGRLARPEDVARVVAFYAGEDSAHMTGTTAPVNGGMSMY; from the coding sequence GTGACCGAAGGAACCGGCCGGGTGGCGTTGGTGACCGGGGCCAGCAGCGGGATCGGCGCGGCGACGGCGCGGCTGCTCGCCGCGCGCGGAATGCGGGTGGTGGTCGATTACCTGCACAGCAGCCAGGCCGCCGAGGAGGTCGTGGCCGGGATCCAGGCGGCGGGTGGCCGGGCGATGGCCGTCCAGGCCGACGTGCGCGACGCGGCGGCGGTCCGGACCATGGTCGATCGCGTCGCGGCGGCCTGGGGCGACATCGACGTCCTGGTGCACAACGCCCTGACGCCGTACGCGATCAAGCCGTTCCGGGACATGACGTGGGAAGAACTGGGCGGCAAACTCGACGACGAGATGCGGGCCGCGTTCGTGGTGACCAAAGCCGTCGTGCCGACGATGACCGGACAGGGCTGGGGACGGCTGATCTACCTCGGCACCGGCCTGAGCCGCCAGCCCCGCGCGGACATGATCGCCCTCGGCACGGCGAAGGCCGCGCTGACGCAGTTCGCCCGGTACCTCGCCCAGGAACTGGGGCCCGCGGGCATCACGGTCAACGTCGTCGAGCCCGGCCCGGTGGCCGAAACCCGGATCTCGCACGTCCTCGACGAGGAGCAGAAGCGGCGGCAGATCGCCGCGACCCCGCTGGGTCGCCTGGCCCGCCCGGAGGACGTCGCCCGCGTGGTGGCCTTCTACGCCGGCGAGGACAGCGCCCACATGACGGGCACCACCGCCCCGGTCAACGGCGGAATGTCGATGTACTGA
- a CDS encoding ABC transporter substrate-binding protein, translating to MHTVDLAYVGRGLHEELVAYIADQEDFYAAEGVHVALRDGCDWSEERLRRGATIGLGRVLLSRLTGGTPWVALTVNTHAPLFWFLARAGLTDLTDLAGRRLAVHAPRTAPGCFARIVLRRAGLDPDRDVECVVRAPGDYGMDLRHLRDGSIDAAFVGSTMAPEAVAAEQGWRVLAWVGDHFRIPTVGVAVDPTHLRPDDPGVQAVVRAHRRALRVLHDDPGTAVRYIQSFLGGHTAAEARAHYEAFIAPHFTTDGQVDFAVADAAITAVATELAVPATLAGTEFYRTTTTAAGQGRSSTPGG from the coding sequence ATGCACACCGTCGATCTCGCCTACGTCGGGCGGGGCCTGCACGAGGAACTCGTCGCCTACATCGCCGACCAGGAGGACTTCTACGCCGCCGAAGGGGTCCACGTCGCCCTGCGCGACGGCTGCGACTGGAGCGAGGAGCGGCTCCGCCGCGGCGCCACCATCGGGCTCGGCCGCGTGCTGCTGTCCCGGCTGACCGGTGGCACCCCGTGGGTCGCCCTCACCGTCAACACCCACGCCCCGCTGTTCTGGTTCCTCGCCCGCGCCGGGCTCACCGACCTGACCGACCTGGCCGGCCGGCGGCTCGCGGTGCACGCGCCCCGCACGGCGCCGGGGTGCTTCGCGCGCATCGTGCTGCGCCGGGCGGGCCTCGATCCCGATCGCGACGTCGAGTGCGTGGTCCGGGCGCCCGGCGACTACGGCATGGATCTGCGTCACCTGCGCGACGGCTCCATCGACGCCGCCTTCGTCGGCAGCACCATGGCGCCGGAGGCGGTCGCCGCCGAGCAGGGCTGGCGGGTCCTGGCCTGGGTGGGCGACCACTTCCGGATCCCGACCGTGGGCGTGGCCGTCGACCCGACCCACCTGCGGCCCGACGACCCCGGCGTCCAGGCGGTCGTCCGCGCCCACCGCCGTGCCCTGCGGGTCCTCCACGACGACCCCGGCACCGCGGTGCGCTACATCCAGTCGTTCCTCGGCGGGCACACCGCCGCCGAAGCCCGGGCCCACTACGAGGCGTTCATCGCCCCGCACTTCACCACCGACGGCCAGGTCGACTTCGCCGTCGCCGACGCCGCCATCACCGCGGTCGCCACCGAACTCGCGGTTCCCGCCACCCTTGCCGGGACCGAGTTCTACCGCACCACGACCACTGCGGCCGGCCAGGGCCGGTCCTCGACGCCGGGCGGGTGA
- a CDS encoding PPOX class F420-dependent oxidoreductase, with amino-acid sequence MTEHAFVDPLLNGRPPAAARQTAARILSGPHLSVLSTTNPDGSPQASVIFVKPDGDDLLFSTIAGRRKTRNMQRDPRVSLLVHGLPADGGEFTYAAISGVVELTDDPDGAFHQVMYDLHMGGATVPPEPGAQRLIVRLRPTHTYAPPAYDAASEEH; translated from the coding sequence ATGACCGAACACGCCTTCGTCGATCCCCTGCTGAACGGCCGTCCACCTGCGGCGGCGCGGCAGACCGCCGCCCGGATCCTCTCCGGGCCCCACCTGTCGGTCCTCTCGACCACCAACCCGGACGGCTCACCCCAGGCCTCGGTGATCTTCGTGAAGCCCGACGGCGACGACCTGCTGTTCAGCACGATCGCGGGTCGCCGCAAGACCCGCAACATGCAGCGGGATCCGCGGGTGAGCCTGCTGGTCCACGGCTTGCCCGCGGACGGAGGGGAGTTCACCTACGCCGCCATCTCCGGCGTCGTCGAACTGACCGACGACCCGGACGGCGCCTTCCACCAGGTGATGTACGACCTGCACATGGGCGGCGCGACCGTGCCGCCCGAACCCGGCGCGCAGAGGCTGATCGTCCGGCTCCGGCCCACGCACACCTACGCCCCACCTGCCTACGACGCGGCGTCCGAGGAGCATTGA
- a CDS encoding RHS repeat domain-containing protein: MRGTCAGEGTTERSPESVHGEHAGGATTRYTRDAFGRVVSIADPAGGVTELGWTVEGKQAWLRQPDGATQRWLYDGEGNETRYVDAAGGDRQAAHAPRPGWGRRSMSGPRSRRSRRRDCSSKRDSSRRMLNSGLRWGELS, encoded by the coding sequence CTGCGCGGAACTTGCGCCGGTGAGGGAACCACGGAAAGGTCGCCAGAGTCGGTACACGGGGAGCACGCAGGGGGCGCCACCACGAGGTACACCCGTGACGCGTTCGGCAGGGTCGTTTCGATCGCGGATCCGGCGGGTGGGGTCACCGAACTGGGCTGGACCGTCGAGGGCAAGCAGGCCTGGCTTCGCCAGCCCGACGGTGCCACCCAGCGGTGGCTGTACGACGGCGAAGGCAACGAAACACGTTATGTCGACGCCGCCGGGGGTGACCGTCAAGCAGCACACGCACCTCGACCTGGCTGGGGACGCCGGTCGATGTCGGGGCCGCGCTCGCGCCGCTCGAGAAGGCGGGACTGTTCGTCGAAGCGGGATTCCTCTCGCCGTATGCTGAATAGCGGCTTGCGGTGGGGCGAATTGTCTTGA